TGTTCGAGGAAACCGGCATCGCGCTCGCGCCGGCGCGCCTCGTCGATCTCGGCCGCTTCGCCTATCGTCCCGACAAGGATCTCTACCTGTTCGCCGCGCGCCTGCGCGAGGACGAAACCGACCTGTCCGCCTGCCTCTGCACCTCGATGTTCCCGAGCCGCGCCACCGGCGCCTCGATCCCGGAGATGGACGCGTTCCGCTGGGTCGCGATCGAGGAGGTTGCGCGCTATGCGAGCCGCAGCCTCACGCGGCTGTTCTCGCGCGCGCTGTCGCTGGCCGACCTGCATCGCGAGCTGCCGGGCTGACTTGGCCGCGCCGGCATCTAGAGAAATCGACGCCGGATCGGCGGATATAAAAAAATCCCCGGCCTGACCGGGGATTCTTCATGGCGCGGGGCCGGTTACTTGCTGCTGCCCCAGCTGTCGCGCAGCGGCACGATCCGGTTGAACACCGGCTTGCCCGGCTGCGAGTCCAGGCGGTCGGCCACGAAGTAGCCGTGGCGCTCGAACTGGTAGCGCGCCTCGGCCTCGGCCCGTTCCGCGCCCGGTTCGAGGTAGGCGTTGACGATCTTCTTCGAGTCGGGGTTCAGTGCTTCCAGATAGTTGCGCCCGCCGGCGTCGGGATGCGCCTCGCGGAACAGGCGGTCGTAGATCCGCACCTCGGCCGCCACCGCGTGCGCGGCGCTGACCCAGTGGATGTTGCCCTTGACCTTGTAGGTGTTCGCGCCGTCGGTGCCGGACTTGCTGTCCGGGAAGTAGTTGCAGTGCACGGCGGTGACGTTGCCTTGCTCGTCCTTGTCGAAGCCCGTGCATTCGATCACGTAGCCGTAGCGCAGCCGCACCTTGTTGCCGGGGTACAGGCGGAAGTAGCCCTTCGCCGGCACTTCCTGGAAGTCGTCGCGCTCGATCCACAGCTCGCGCGAGATCGGGAACGTGCGCAGGCCGCGTTCCGGATGGTGCGGGTGGACGGGCGCCGTGCAGGCCTCGCTCTGGCCTTCCGGGTAGTTGTCGATCACGAGCTTGAGCGGGTCGAGCACGGCGGCCGTGCGTGGCGCCTTCTCGTCGAGGTCGTCGCGCAGCGCGCCTTCGAGCACGCCCATGTCGATCCACGAGTCCACCTTGGTCACGCCGATGCGCTCGCAGAACAGCTGCAGGCTCTCGGGCGTGAAGCCGCGACGGCGGATGCCGACGATGGTCGGCATCCGCGGATCGTCCCAGCCGTCCACGTGGTTCTCGGTCACGAGCTGCAGCAGCTTGCGCTTGCTGGTGATCGCGTAGGTCAGGTTCAGGCGCGAGAACTCGATCTGTTGCGGCAGCGGCCGCGTGAACACGCCGGCGTCGGCCAGCTCGTTGAGCACCCAGTCGTAGAGCGGGCGGTGATCCTCGAATTCGAGCGTGCAGAGCGAGTGCGTGATGTTCTCGAGCGCGTCCGAGATGCAGTGCGTGTAGTCGTACATCGGGTAGATGCACCACGCGTCGCCCGTGCGGTAGTGATGCGCGAAGCGGATCCGGTACAGCACCGGGTCGCGCATGTTGAAGTTCGGCGAGGCCATGTCGATCTTCGCGCGCAGCACGTGCTCGCCCTCGGCGAATTCACCGGCCTTCATGCGGCGGAACAGGTCGAGGTTTTCCTCCACGGAGCGCTCGCGGAACGGCGAGGGCTTGCCCGGCTCGGTCAGCGAGCCGCGGTTGGCGCGCATCTCGTCGGCGCTCTGGCTGTCCACGTAGGCGCGGCCGCGCTCGATCAGCAGCTCGGCGAACTGGTAGAGCTTGTCGTAGTAGTCGCTCGCGAAATACTGGTGATCGGCGCCGTCCTTCTGCCAGTCGAAGCCAAGCCACTTCACGGCGTCGATGATCGAGTCCACGTACTCGACGCTTTCCTTCTCGGGGTTCGTGTCGTCGAAGCGCAGGTGGCAGACGCCGCCGTAGTCGCGCGCCACGCCGAAGTTCAGGACGATGCTCTTGGCGTGGCCGATGTGCAGGTAGCCGTTCGGCTCCGGCGGGAAGCGCGTCTCGACGCGCCCGCCCCATTTGCCCGAGCCGTTGTCGTCGTCGATGATGTTGCGAATGAAGTTGGATGCCGCGGGGGCGTCGTTGCGTTCGGTGCTCATGCGGGAACTGGAAGAAGTGGGCGCGCGCCGGTTGCGCCGCCTGAAACCGTCGATTCTACCTGAGCCGGGCGCCCGGTGAGGAGCCTGCGTCAGGCGGCCGGCGCGGCTGTATCAGTCGTAACGGGAGGTAAAACGCGCTGGCGCGGGTGCCGGGCATTTTTTAAGATTCGCCTACCGCTTCGATAGGGAAGTGCCGCGCAGGGAGTCTCGATATGTCCACTCAAATGAAAACCACGCATTTTCTGGTTCGTGCCACCGTTCTCGCCGTCGTCGTCGCGAGCCTCGGCGCCTGCACGATGACGCGCACCCAGCGCAACGCCGGCATCGGCGCGGCCGCGGGCGGCGCGCTCGGCTACCTCGTCACGGGCGGGCCGATCGGCACCGTGGCCGGCGCCGCCGCCGGCGGCATCGTCGGCGCGAACGTGCATCGCTGAAGCGGGCGCGAGCGGGCTCACCGGCCGGTAGCGGCCCGATAGGCGGCCCGGGCCGGACGCCGCAAGGCGCCGCGGTGCCCGGCCTCGCTGGCCGCCGCGAACCCGGCTGGCCGGCGCCGAAGGCAACGTCGACCAAGCCAAGCCAACACAAGCCAAGCCAACAACACGGGCATCAGGGAGAGCCAGCGGGCACCGCCGCGGCCACGCAGGCCCGGGCGGTGCCCGCCGGCCACCACGCACCGCCGCGGGAGCGGCCGGCCTTCACCGGCCCGGCCGCTGGCCGCCGGCACGGCGCCGGAGCGGGCAAGCGCGCGCTCCGGCGTTTTCCATGCATGACGGCGACAAGCCATGGCTGCCGGGCCGGCGCCTGCATCGCCTTCCTACACGACTCCTTTCTCACGCAGCGCGGCGATCGCGTTCGCGTCGTAGCCGAGCACCTCGGCGAGCACCGAGTCGGTATGTTCGCCGAGCAGCGGCGGCGCGCTGCGCGCCTCGGGCGGCGTCGCGCTCATCTTCACGGGATTGCGCACCAGCTTCACGGGCGCGCCGCTCGGATGCGGCAGCGCCACCTGCAGGCCACGCGCGATCACCTGCTCGTTCTCGAACACCTCGGCCAGGTCGTTGATCGGCCCGCACGGCACGCCGGCCGCCTCCAGCGCGGCGATCCATTCCTGTCGGGTGGACTGGCGCGTCATTTCGGCCAGCATCGGCACCAGCACGGGCCGGTGGCGCACGCGCTCCGGGTTGGTCGCGAAGCGTGCGTCGTCGGCCAGTTCGGGCCGGCCGCCGGCCTCGACGAACTTGCGGAACTGGCCGTCGTTGCCGACCGCCACGATGATCCAGCCGTCGCTGGCCTGGAACGTCTGGTACGGCACGATGTTCGGATGCGCGTTGCCCCAGCGCGCCGGCGGCTGGCCGCTCGCGAGGTAGTTGGTGGTCATGTTGGCGAGCAGCGCCACCTGCACGTCGAGCAGCGCCATGTCGATGTACTGGCCTTCGCCGCTGCGGTCGCGGTGCGCCAGCGCGGCCAGGATCGCGGTGCAGGCATAGAGGCCGGTGGCGAGGTCGGCGATCGCGACGCCGGCCTTCTGCGGGCCGCCGCCGGGCTCGGTGTCGCGCTCGCCGGTGATGCTCATGAAGCCGCCCAGGCCCTGGATGATGAAGTCGTAGCCGGCGCGGTACGCATAGGGGCCGGTCTGGCCGAAGCCCGTCACCGAGCAGTAGACGAGGTCCGGCTTGATCGCGCGCAGCGATTCGTAGTCGAGGCCGTATTTTTTCAGCTGTCCGGCCTTGTAGTTCTCGATCACCACGTCGCTTTGCGCGGCCAGCTCGCGGATCAGGCGCTGGCCGTCCGGGGTGGCGATGTCGACCGTCACCGAGCGCTTGTTGCGGTTCGCGGCCAGGTAATAGGCGGCCTCGCGCGTGTCGCTGCCGTCGGCCGCGCGATGGTAGGGCGGGCCCCAGTGGCGGGTGTCGTCGCCGGCGCCGGGGCGCTCGATCTTGATCACGTCGGCGCCGAAATCGGCGAGCGTCTGCGCGCACCACGGGCCGGCCAGCACGCGGCTCAGGTCCAGGACGCGGATATGACTCAAAGCACCCATCTGTCGTCGTCTCCCTCGGTGTCGGGCGGCTCGCGCGGGCGGTCCCCCGGGCGGCGGTCGTCGTGCATCTTAAAGCGAATCGGCCGGAGGCGGCGCGAGTCCGGCGCCGAGCGGGCGTGCCGGCCGGGGGGGCGGGGCAGGGGCGGGCGAGGGGCGCGGGCGCGCGGGCCGAACGAGGCTGCCGCCGCGCCGTTCGGGCGGCGCCCGCGTCGTGTCAGGGCTGTTTTCAGGGCGCCGCGCAGCCGCTCCAAGGGCCGCGCCGGTGCCGCGCGCGCCTTGGCTGGCGCGGGCCTGCCGCCCGCGAGGCGTGATCCCGTATAATCGACCGTTTCAGAAAACCAGCCGCCTGTCGCCCGATTCCCGGCGCGAGGCGCCGATAGCCATAGAGCCAGTCTGGCAGGACCGTTCCCGCACGCTATGAAAGCCGCCGAAATCCGCGAGAAATTCCTCAAGTTCTTCGAATCGAAGGGCCACACGATCGTCCGTTCGTCGAGCCTCGTCCCGGGCAACGACCCGACGCTGCTGTTCACGAACTCGGGCATGGTGCAGTTCAAGGACGTGTTCCTCGGCACCGAATCGCGCCCGTACTCGCGCGCGACCACCTCGCAGCGCAGCGTGCGCGCGGGCGGCAAGCACAACGACCTCGAGAACGTCGGCTACACCGCGCGCCACCACACGTTCTTCGAGATGCTCGGCAACTTCTCGTTCGGCGACTACTTCAAGCACGACGCGATCCACTACAGCTGGGAACTGCTGACCAGCGTGTACGGCCTGCCGAAGGAAAAGCTGTGGGTCACCGTCTATCACGACGATGACGAGGCCTACGACATCTGGGCGAAGGACGTGGGCGTGCCGGCCGAGCGCATCATCCGCATCGGCGACAACAAGGGCGCGCGCTACGCGTCGGACAACTTCTGGCAAATGGGCGACACCGGCCCGTGCGGCCCGTGCTCGGAAATCTTCTACGACCACGGCCCGGACGTGTGGGGCGGCCCGCCGGGGTCGCCCGAGGAAGACGGCGACCGCTACATCGAGATCTGGAACCTCGTGTTCATGCAGTTCAACCGCGACGCGCAAGGCAACATGACGCGTCTGCCAAAGCCGTCGATCGACACCGGCATGGGCCTGGAGCGGATCGCGGCGGTGCTGCAGCACGTCCACAGCAACTACGAGATCGACCTGTTCCAGAACCTGATCAAGGCCGCCGCGCGCGAAACCGGCGTGGCGGACCTGACGAACAACTCGCTGAAGGTGATCGCCGATCACATCCGCGCCTGTTCGTTCCTGATCGTCGACGGCGTGATTCCCGGCAACGAAGGCCGTGGCTACGTGCTGCGCCGCATCGTGCGCCGCGCGATCCGCCACGGCTACAAGCTGGGCCGCAAGGGCGCGTTCTTCCACAAGCTGGTGGCCGACCTGGTGGCCGAGATGGGCGCCGCCTATCCGGAGCTGAAGGAGGCCGAGGGCCGCGTGACCGACGTGCTGCGTCAGGAAGAGGAGCGCTTCCTCGAAACCATCGAGCACGGCATGACGATCCTCGACGCGGCGCTGGCCGAGCTCGACGCGAAGGGCAGCAAGGTGCTCGACGGCGAACTCGCGTTCAAGCTGCACGACACCTATGGCTTCCCGCTCGACCTGACGGCCGACGTCTGCCGCGAGCGCGAGATGACGGTGGACGAGCCCGCGTTCGACGACGCGATGGCGCGCCAGCGCGAGCAGGCCCGCGCGGCCGGCAAGTTCAAGGCGACGCAGGGCCTCGACTATTCCGGCGCGAAGACCACCTTCCACGGCTACGAGAAGCTCGCGTTCGACGACGCGAAGATCGTCGCGCTCTATGTCGGCGGCACCGCCGTGAATGAGGCGAAGGCCGGCGAGCAGGCCGTGGTGGTGCTCGACCACACGCCGTTCTACGCAGAATCGGGCGGCCAGGTCGGCGACCAGGGCACGCTCGCGAACACGGCCACGCGTTTCGCGGTGGAGGACACGCTGAAGGTGCAGGCCGACGTGATCGGCCACCATGGCACGGTCGAGCAGGGCGTGCTGAAGGTGGGCGACGTGCTGCGCGCCGAGGTGGACGCCGGCCGCCGCGCCCGCACCCAGCGCAACCACTCGGCCACCCACCTGATGCACAAGGCGCTGCGCGAGGTGCTGGGCGGCCACGTGCAGCAGAAGGGTTCGCTGGTGGACGCCGAGAAGACGCGTTTCGACTTCGCGCACAATGCGCCGCTGACCGACGATGAGATCCGCAAGGTCGAGGCGATCGTCAACGCGGAGATCCTCGCCAACGCGCCCGGCGTGATCCGCAACATGTCCTATGACGATGCGGTGAAGGGCGGCGCGATGGCGCTGTTCGGCGAGAAGTACGGCGACGAGGTGCGCGTGCTCGATCTCGGCTTCTCGCGCGAGCTGTGCGGCGGCACCCACGTGAGCCGCACCGGCGACATCGGCTTCTTCAAGATCGTGGCCGAAGGCGGCGTCGCGGCCGGCATCCGCCGCGTCGAGGCGATCACCGGCGACAACGCGGTGCGCTACGTGCAGGAACTCGACGCGCGCCTTTCCACGGCCGCCGCGATGCTGAAGGCGCAGCCGGCCGAACTCACGCAGCGCATCGGCCAGGTGCAGGATCAGGTCAGGTCGCTGGAGAAGGAACTGGCCGCGCTGAAGTCGAAGCTCGCGTCGAGCCAGGGTGACGAGCTCGCGCAACAGGCCGTGGACGTCAACGGCGTGAGGGTGCTGGCCGCCGTGCTCGAGGGTGCCGATTCGAAGTCGCTGCGCGAGACGGTGGACAAGCTCAAGGACAAGCTCAAGCATGCGGCCGTGGTGCTGGCCGCCGTCGAGGGCGGCAAGGTCAGCCTGATCGCCGGCGTGACGGCCGAGGCGAGCAGGCAGGTGAAGGCGGGCGAACTCGTGAACTTCGTCGCGCAGCAGGTGGGCGGCAAGGGCGGCGGCCGTCCGGACATGGCGCAGGCGGGCGGCACCGAGCCGGGCAAGCTGCCGGAAGCGCTGGCCGGCGTGGCGGCCTGGGTCGCGTCGAAGCTGTGACGCGCTGAGCCGGCCGCAAGGCCGTGCAAAAAAGCCGCGAGCCGGGAGGTTCGCGGCTTTTTGCTTTTTGGGGCGTGGCTGGCGGTACGGGAGCGAGGCAGCGGGCGGGCATCGATTGCCGCTACGCCGCTCCCGCCTGTCTCACGGGCATGCCGGTGCCGTCGAGTTCGCGCCGGAATGCTTCGGGCGTGGTACCGGCGAAGACCTGAAAATCCTCGATGAGATGCGCCTGGTCGTAATAGCCGGCTGCGACGGCGATGCCCGCCCAATCCGCGCGCGTGCCCTCGCGCGCCAGTTCCGTCGCGCGCGCGAATCGCATGAGTCGCGCATACCGCTTCGGACCCATCCCGACCGCGTCGAGAAAAACACGGCGCAGCTGCCGTTCGCTGATCCGTAGGTCGGCGGCCACGTCGCCGACCTTTGCCCCGAGCAGTTTCCTCGCGGCTTCGCCGACCAGCGATGCGTGCCTGGGCCTCGGGTCGCCCGGCGACAGGCGAGCGGCAATGGCTCGCGCCAGACTCGTCGCGGCTTCGGCGTCGTCGGTCGCCGCCGCCAGCTCGTCGTACAGGTGCTGCGTCTCGGCGGCGTGCCACACCGCTTCCAGCGGCACCACGCGATCGTTGAACGCGCAGGGCGGTGCGCCGAGCACCGCCGCCGCCATGCCCAGCTGGAGGCGGGCCACGATGGTCCGCTGTCCTTTGCGAATCACCTTGCGTATCACGCGTTGACGCGCCCCGAGTACGTGAATGTCCAGCCCCCGGTTGGCCGAGGGTCCGAACCGGACGACGAGGTGCAGCTCGGGGCGCGGGATCGCCACTTTCGGCGTGTCGGCGAGGCATTCATCGCCGAACAGGGCATCGATGACCGGCGGGACCACGGGACGGTGCGTGGCCGGCTTGCGGTGAAGGGTGTCGATGGGCATGGGCAGAGTGTAAACAGCGTTCGGTCGTCGCGCACGAGCCGCGCGACCTGTCCGTTTTTTCCAATGCAGGCCGGCAGCCGGCGGATACAGTTGGCGGGTCCCATCACTCCGACACGAACCCTTCATGACAATACTTGTGACCGGAGCCACCGGAAAGATCGGAAGTCGACTCGTCAAGCACCTGGTCCGGCGCGGCGATCGGGTGCGTGCGCTGATCCGCGATCCGCTGCGTGCCACGCACTGCCAGGCGGACGGCGCCGAACTCGTCGAGGGCGACCTGTTCGACGCGGACTCGCTCGCGGCCGCCGTGGCGGGGATCGACACGGTGGTTCACTGCGCGGCATTTTTCCGTGGCGCCACCTCGGACCAGGCGCACCACGTCAACCATATCGGCACGCAGCGTCTGGCGGACGCCGCGCGGGCCGCCGGCGTCACGCGGTTCATCTTTCCGAGCACGGGCCTCGTCTACGGGCCGGCCCACCCGGGCCCGGCGAACGAGGACGATCATTGCGCCCCGGTCGCCGCCTATCCGGCGAGCAAGCTTGCCGCCGAACGGTTCCTGCTCGGCCAGGCGGATCTCGACGTGCGGGTGCTGCGTTTGCCTTTCGTCTATGGCGACGGCGATCCGCACCTCGAGGAAGCGGTTGCGCTGATGCGCGGATTTTCCCCGGATCAGCGCATGTCGATCGCGCATCACGCGGACGTGGCTCAGGCCGTGGCGAGGCTGCTCGATGCGGCCGCCCCGACGTACCGCGTCTACAACGTGGTCGACGACGAGGCGCCCCGGATCGCCGATCTGTTCGCGGCGGTCGGCGCGCCGCCGCCGGACGGCTCGGAGGCCGAACGCGGAGCCGCTTTCGACACGCCGCTCGACGGCCGGCGCATCCGGGATGATCTCGGCTTCAGGCCCGTGTTTCCGCGCCTCGCGGATGCCGTCGCCGCCTTTGCGCTGTAGCATCCGCGGCGATACCGGCGCAACGCCCGCTTCGCGAGCTCACGAAGGCCCAGGCGCCACGATCAGCGGCCCGCGCCGTTCCGGCCACCCTTGCGAGGTGGCGCGGCATGATGCGGACCGGCGTTCATCGCCCCGCCCCGGCCCGCTCCCGACGCGCCACGAGCCGGCGGCCGGCCGGCGTCGTCCGCCCGTCAACCGGCCACCGCCACCCGATACCGCGTGTCCTGCCGATACACCTGGCCCGGGCGCAGCACCACCGCCTCGGCCCGCTCCGAATTGATCTGGTTCGGAAACGCGCCCGCTTCCAGGCACAGCGCGCTGCGCGGCGCATGCGCGCCCGCCAGCGCGTTGCCGGTATAAAGCTGCAGGCCCGGCTGGTCGGTCAGCACCGTCAGCTCGCGGCCGCTGCCGGGATCGTAGACGCGCGCCACGGCGCGCACGCCGCCGTCGCCTCCGTCCTCGCGCAGCACGAAACAGTGATCGAAGCCGCCCGCCAGCGCGAGCTGCGCATGCGGCCAGCCGAGCCGCGCGCCGAGCGGCGCGCTCTGGCGGAAATCGAACGCGGTGCCGGCCACGCTCGCGAGCCGCGTCGGGATCATCCGCGCGTCCACTTCCAGATAACGGTCCGCGTCGATCGTCAGGATGTGCCCGTCGATGTCGGCGCGCGGGCGCCCGCTCAGGTTGAAATACGGATGGCTCGTCAGCTGCAGCGGCGTGGGCGCGTCGGCGCGCGCCTCGTAGCCGATCGACAGCGTGCCGTCGTCGTCGAGCGCATAGCGCACCTGCACCTCGACGTTGCCGGGGAAGCCGCCGTCGCCCTCGGGCGAGACGAGCCGCATCACCAGCGCGTCGTCGAGCATGTCGGTGTCCCACAGCGCGCGGTGAAAGCCGCTCAGGCCGCCGTGCAGGCACTGCTCGCCGTCGTTGCGGTCGAGCGGATAGTCGATGCCGTCGAGCGTGAAGCGCGCGCCGGCGATGCGGTTCGAGCAGCGCCCGACCAGCGCGCCCAGATAGGCCTGCGAATCGAGGTAGGCGGCCGGCGCGTCGAAGCCGAGCAGGATCTCGCCGAGCCGGCCGCCGCGATCGGGCGTCTGCCACGACACCAGCGTCGCGCCGAGGTCGCTGATCGCCACGCGCATGCCGTGCGCGTTGCGCAGCGTGAAGAGGCGCACCAGGTCGCCGCCGGGCAGGCGGCCCCACGGCCGCGACGAGACGCTGTGGCCGGCCGGCCCGAAGGCGGGTGTCGATTGGATTGCGCTCAAGCGTGATCTCCGGACAGCGTGCGTTCCTGGTATTCGCGCGGCGTGCAGTCGAGCTCGCGCCGGAACACCGCGTACATGTATTGCGTCGAGGTGAAGCCGCAGCGCACCGCCACCTCGGCGGTGGCCAGCTCGCGCTGCGCGAGCAGCTGCTTGGCCGCGTCGAGCTTGTGGCGCAGGATCTCCTGATGCACGGTGCAGCGCAGCTCGCGGCGGAAATGTTCCTCCAGCGACGAGCGCGACACGCCCACGTAGTCGGCCACCTGCTCGGTGCGGATGCCCTGGCACGCGTACTGGCGTATGAAGTGCCGCGCACGCATCACGTAG
The genomic region above belongs to Burkholderia plantarii and contains:
- a CDS encoding NUDIX hydrolase, producing MVGRRPERAARALSCGTVLLDPAGRLLLAHATETSHWDIPKGHLDPGESERDAALRELFEETGIALAPARLVDLGRFAYRPDKDLYLFAARLREDETDLSACLCTSMFPSRATGASIPEMDAFRWVAIEEVARYASRSLTRLFSRALSLADLHRELPG
- a CDS encoding glutamine--tRNA ligase/YqeY domain fusion protein, which codes for MSTERNDAPAASNFIRNIIDDDNGSGKWGGRVETRFPPEPNGYLHIGHAKSIVLNFGVARDYGGVCHLRFDDTNPEKESVEYVDSIIDAVKWLGFDWQKDGADHQYFASDYYDKLYQFAELLIERGRAYVDSQSADEMRANRGSLTEPGKPSPFRERSVEENLDLFRRMKAGEFAEGEHVLRAKIDMASPNFNMRDPVLYRIRFAHHYRTGDAWCIYPMYDYTHCISDALENITHSLCTLEFEDHRPLYDWVLNELADAGVFTRPLPQQIEFSRLNLTYAITSKRKLLQLVTENHVDGWDDPRMPTIVGIRRRGFTPESLQLFCERIGVTKVDSWIDMGVLEGALRDDLDEKAPRTAAVLDPLKLVIDNYPEGQSEACTAPVHPHHPERGLRTFPISRELWIERDDFQEVPAKGYFRLYPGNKVRLRYGYVIECTGFDKDEQGNVTAVHCNYFPDSKSGTDGANTYKVKGNIHWVSAAHAVAAEVRIYDRLFREAHPDAGGRNYLEALNPDSKKIVNAYLEPGAERAEAEARYQFERHGYFVADRLDSQPGKPVFNRIVPLRDSWGSSK
- a CDS encoding ornithine acetyltransferase translates to MSTQMKTTHFLVRATVLAVVVASLGACTMTRTQRNAGIGAAAGGALGYLVTGGPIGTVAGAAAGGIVGANVHR
- a CDS encoding CaiB/BaiF CoA transferase family protein; amino-acid sequence: MGALSHIRVLDLSRVLAGPWCAQTLADFGADVIKIERPGAGDDTRHWGPPYHRAADGSDTREAAYYLAANRNKRSVTVDIATPDGQRLIRELAAQSDVVIENYKAGQLKKYGLDYESLRAIKPDLVYCSVTGFGQTGPYAYRAGYDFIIQGLGGFMSITGERDTEPGGGPQKAGVAIADLATGLYACTAILAALAHRDRSGEGQYIDMALLDVQVALLANMTTNYLASGQPPARWGNAHPNIVPYQTFQASDGWIIVAVGNDGQFRKFVEAGGRPELADDARFATNPERVRHRPVLVPMLAEMTRQSTRQEWIAALEAAGVPCGPINDLAEVFENEQVIARGLQVALPHPSGAPVKLVRNPVKMSATPPEARSAPPLLGEHTDSVLAEVLGYDANAIAALREKGVV
- the alaS gene encoding alanine--tRNA ligase, giving the protein MKAAEIREKFLKFFESKGHTIVRSSSLVPGNDPTLLFTNSGMVQFKDVFLGTESRPYSRATTSQRSVRAGGKHNDLENVGYTARHHTFFEMLGNFSFGDYFKHDAIHYSWELLTSVYGLPKEKLWVTVYHDDDEAYDIWAKDVGVPAERIIRIGDNKGARYASDNFWQMGDTGPCGPCSEIFYDHGPDVWGGPPGSPEEDGDRYIEIWNLVFMQFNRDAQGNMTRLPKPSIDTGMGLERIAAVLQHVHSNYEIDLFQNLIKAAARETGVADLTNNSLKVIADHIRACSFLIVDGVIPGNEGRGYVLRRIVRRAIRHGYKLGRKGAFFHKLVADLVAEMGAAYPELKEAEGRVTDVLRQEEERFLETIEHGMTILDAALAELDAKGSKVLDGELAFKLHDTYGFPLDLTADVCREREMTVDEPAFDDAMARQREQARAAGKFKATQGLDYSGAKTTFHGYEKLAFDDAKIVALYVGGTAVNEAKAGEQAVVVLDHTPFYAESGGQVGDQGTLANTATRFAVEDTLKVQADVIGHHGTVEQGVLKVGDVLRAEVDAGRRARTQRNHSATHLMHKALREVLGGHVQQKGSLVDAEKTRFDFAHNAPLTDDEIRKVEAIVNAEILANAPGVIRNMSYDDAVKGGAMALFGEKYGDEVRVLDLGFSRELCGGTHVSRTGDIGFFKIVAEGGVAAGIRRVEAITGDNAVRYVQELDARLSTAAAMLKAQPAELTQRIGQVQDQVRSLEKELAALKSKLASSQGDELAQQAVDVNGVRVLAAVLEGADSKSLRETVDKLKDKLKHAAVVLAAVEGGKVSLIAGVTAEASRQVKAGELVNFVAQQVGGKGGGRPDMAQAGGTEPGKLPEALAGVAAWVASKL
- a CDS encoding AraC family transcriptional regulator, producing MPIDTLHRKPATHRPVVPPVIDALFGDECLADTPKVAIPRPELHLVVRFGPSANRGLDIHVLGARQRVIRKVIRKGQRTIVARLQLGMAAAVLGAPPCAFNDRVVPLEAVWHAAETQHLYDELAAATDDAEAATSLARAIAARLSPGDPRPRHASLVGEAARKLLGAKVGDVAADLRISERQLRRVFLDAVGMGPKRYARLMRFARATELAREGTRADWAGIAVAAGYYDQAHLIEDFQVFAGTTPEAFRRELDGTGMPVRQAGAA
- a CDS encoding NAD-dependent epimerase/dehydratase family protein, whose protein sequence is MTILVTGATGKIGSRLVKHLVRRGDRVRALIRDPLRATHCQADGAELVEGDLFDADSLAAAVAGIDTVVHCAAFFRGATSDQAHHVNHIGTQRLADAARAAGVTRFIFPSTGLVYGPAHPGPANEDDHCAPVAAYPASKLAAERFLLGQADLDVRVLRLPFVYGDGDPHLEEAVALMRGFSPDQRMSIAHHADVAQAVARLLDAAAPTYRVYNVVDDEAPRIADLFAAVGAPPPDGSEAERGAAFDTPLDGRRIRDDLGFRPVFPRLADAVAAFAL
- a CDS encoding aldose epimerase family protein encodes the protein MSAIQSTPAFGPAGHSVSSRPWGRLPGGDLVRLFTLRNAHGMRVAISDLGATLVSWQTPDRGGRLGEILLGFDAPAAYLDSQAYLGALVGRCSNRIAGARFTLDGIDYPLDRNDGEQCLHGGLSGFHRALWDTDMLDDALVMRLVSPEGDGGFPGNVEVQVRYALDDDGTLSIGYEARADAPTPLQLTSHPYFNLSGRPRADIDGHILTIDADRYLEVDARMIPTRLASVAGTAFDFRQSAPLGARLGWPHAQLALAGGFDHCFVLREDGGDGGVRAVARVYDPGSGRELTVLTDQPGLQLYTGNALAGAHAPRSALCLEAGAFPNQINSERAEAVVLRPGQVYRQDTRYRVAVAG